One window of Myripristis murdjan chromosome 8, fMyrMur1.1, whole genome shotgun sequence genomic DNA carries:
- the rcvrna gene encoding recoverin a, protein MGNSKSGALSKEILDDLKSNTKYSEAELCAWYQSFLKECPTGKISKEQFEGIYASFFPDADPTAYARHVFRSFDTNADGTLDFKEYIVALHLTSGGKTLQKLEWAFALYDVDGNGTISKNEIHEIVKSIFNMIPAEDQKNLPEDENTPEKRAEKVWEFFGKTDNDKIAEGEFIKGVMENKDILRLIQYDEPQKIKDKLKEKQQ, encoded by the exons ATGGGGAACAGTAAGAGTGGCGCGCTGTCAAAGGAGATCCTGGACGATCTCAAGTCCAACACTAAATACTCGGAGGCCGAGCTGTGTGCCTGGTACCAGTCCTTCCTGAAGGAATGCCCCACCGGCAAAATCAGCAAGGAGCAGTTCGAGGGCATCTACGCCAGCTTCTTCCCGGACGCGGACCCCACGGCGTACGCGCGGCACGTGTTCAGGAGTTTCGACACCAACGCGGACGGCACGCTGGACTTCAAGGAGTACATCGTGGCCCTGCACCTCACCTCGGGCGGCAAGACCCTGCAGAAGCTGGAGTGGGCCTTTGCCCTGTACGACGTGGACGGCAACGGGACCATAAGCAAAAACGAGATCCATGAGATCGTGAAG TCGATATTCAACATGATCCCCGCCGAGGACCAGAAGAACCTCCCCGAGGACGAAAACACGCCGGAGAAGAGGGCCGAAAAAGTCTGGGAGTTCTTCGGGAAGACGGACAACG ATAAAATCGCGGAGGGAGAGTTCATCAAGGGCGTGATGGAGAACAAGGACATTCTGCGGTTGATACAGTACGACGAGCCACAGAAAATTAAGGACAAACTGAAAGAGAAGCAGCAGTAG